A stretch of the Panicum virgatum strain AP13 chromosome 9N, P.virgatum_v5, whole genome shotgun sequence genome encodes the following:
- the LOC120692496 gene encoding uncharacterized protein LOC120692496 encodes MGNSCVASATPARLRKTHDPAFKWKFYGFSALLDRGAVSANSAPFHCCGYSWFLQVIPVHKKSGDEIPYIALCLCVNQNILKPGCILSAVFELSMYNHSKGTYRGCKASYNFQAKQTHSETKCLIPLEELLKSSDFLVDDSCVFGVRILKANVNKPIVIPKPITVQNIFLQKKGFIKGTYTWTMNNFLDMKLPVFSPAFDVGGQKWHINMYPLGDKYSTNSLSLYLYLHGQKELPLESEMMIELTISILDQKHGKHYTVTGRFVFATKAKSGWGWSNFIPLKTLMDPSRGYLVGSNCILKADATIIGSSNDG; translated from the exons ATGGGCAACTCTTGCGTTGCAAGCGCTA CTCCTGCACGGCTGAGAAAGACCCATGATCCAGCTTTCAAATGGAAGTTTTACGGTTTCTCAGCTTTACTTGATAGGGGGGCTGTATCAGCTAATTCTGCTCCTTTTCACTGCTGTGGATACAGTTG GTTCCTGCAAGTGATCCCAGTGCATAAAAAGTCTGGTGATGAGATTCCATACATTGCTCTATGCCTTTGCGTAAACCAAAACATCTTAAAGCCAGGTTGCATCTTGAGTGCAGTTTTCGAGTTGTCAATGTACAACCATTCAAAAGGGACTTATCGTGGATGTAAAG CTAGCTACAACTTTCAAGCCAAGCAGACGCACTCAGAGACAAAATGCTTGATTCCTCTTGAAGAACTACTAAAATCATCTGATTTTCTGGTTGATGATAGCTGTGTCTTTGGTGTGAGGATATTAAAGGCGAATGTGAATAAGCCTATTGTGATTCCAAAGCCTATCACAGTTCAGAACATCTTCCTCCAGAAGAAGGGATTCATCAAAGGAACATACACCTGGACCATGAACAACTTCCTTGACATGAAACTCCCAGTCTTTTCTCCTGCATTTGATGTTGGCGGACAAAAATG GCACATCAACATGTATCCACTTGGTGACAAATATAGCACCAATTCGCTTTCCCTGTACTTATACCTGCATGGTCAGAAGGAGCTCCCTCTCGAGTCTGAAATGATGATTGAACTGACTATATCCATCCTGGACCAGAAGCATGGGAAACACTACACAGTTACAG GTCGCTTCGTGTTTGCAACCAAAGCCAAGAGTGGCTGGGGATGGTCCAACTTCATTCCACTGAAGACACTCATGGACCCATCCAGAGGCTATCTTGTGGGATCAAACTGCATTCTGAAGGCAGATGCCACTATCATTGGGTCATCCAATGACGGCTAG